CGTCCTCGGTGGGAATGGACAAGGAATTTACCAAAAAGATTTTATCCGCCGCGGGCCTGCCGGTGGCACCAGAGGTCATTGTGCAGGGCCGCACGGAATTAACCGCGGAAGAAAAAGACCGCCTTGGCCTGCCGGTCTTCGTCAAGCCTGCCCGCGGGGGCTCCTCGATTGGAGTCTCCAAGGTAAGCGACTGGGCGGATTTCCCAGAAGCAGTGCGCATTGCCTTGGAAGACGATGACAAGATTTTGGTCGAGCCAGAAATCGTCGGCCGCGAGGTAGAGGTCGGCGTCCTGCAATACCCGGATGGCGAGCTTATTGCCTCGGTGCCGGCGCTGCTCAAGGGCATCGATGACTCCGATGAGGGCTTCTATGGCTTTGAGACCAAATACCTAGATAACGTGGTCACGGCCCAGATTCCCGCGCCTTTCCCAGAAGAACTCACGGCGCAATTGCGCGATATGGCGATTCGGGCCTTCAAAGCGCTCAACTGCGCAGGCCTTTCCCGCGTGGATTTCTTCGTCACTGAAGAAGGCCTGTACATCAATGAGGTCAATACCCTGCCGGGATTTACCCCGATTTCCATGTACCCCCAGGTGCTGGCGGCCTCTGGCGTGGAGTACCCCACGCTGCTTGAGGTACTCATCGCACGCGCAGAGGCCCGGACCGCGTAGGTCTGCGGCTTCCTTTACCTTTCTGGGACGTGCTTCGCGGTGATATCGCTTAGGGCTACCAGTGCTGCCTGTGCGGAATCCTGCGGGGCGTGCAGCGCCAAGTAGTTCTCGCGGCCGAGCGCAAACCAGGTTCCTGCGGTCGTGCCTTGGGCCAAGGTCGTATCCTCAAACCAGGCAATATCGTTGACCTGCTGGAGCTGCACGCCAGCCTCGTAATTTTCCGGCTGGGCGACGCCACAGCGCGCGACGATGTCCTCGTGCCCTTCAGAGCTCCACACGTAGGTGTCTTTATCGTCAACCTCACGGCGGTGGTAGCCATCCGCAATCTCATCCGGTAGCGCCTTTTCTACCGCGGCGCAGCGGTCATTTTTTGCCGCCTTAAGATCGCGCAACGGGGCTGGATGGGTCTCGGCTGGCTTTTTCTCCAGGGTGGCAACGGCCTCATTGAGGTCCTGCGGCTTTTCATCATTAAAGGTCGTTACCGCCACGACGGGAAAGCGCTGGGTCGAATACCAGGTAGAGAGGCTAGAACCAGATGTCGCATCCTTGACCTTGAACCACTGCTCACCGTCGACGTCTTGCGTCGTGGAGTAATCGGTGTACTGGACGGGCATGGCAACACCGCAGCGCGCCGTCACCTTTTCCTGGGAATTAGCGGCCCAAGCGGCAACGCCGGCGGGGACGGGTTCTGCAATATCGGCGCGCGGTTGACCCATGGCTTCATCGGGAAGCGCCTGCACAAAGTCCGTGCACGCCTGCGAATCGGCCTCCTGGGAATCCACCGGGGAAACCGCCACGGGGGCCTTGGCTGTGTTTGTGAATACGTATTTCGCGCCGAAAAGGACCGCTAGAACCATCACTATGGACAACCCAAGTGAAATGAGGATCGCGGTGCGGTTAAATTGGGATGTCATAGGGGTTCATTTTATCGAAAGGATGCCGGTGAACTTAAGTCAGACTCTCGCGGACGTGGGGGAGCAGGCGGTGATTCAAGAAATCACAGCGGCCGCTCCCAGCAGCTTGAATGGGGATGATGCCGCGGTACTTTTCGCGGCACCGCCCAATTCGCGCACGGTAGCGTCTACCGATCTGATGGTAGATGGCCGGCACTTCCTGCGGGAATGGTCCACCCCGCGCGAAATAGGCAAAAAGGCCATCCTGCGCAACTTCGCCGATATCGAGGCCATGGGAGCGCGCCCAGTGGCGGCCCTTTTAGCCATCGCCGCACCGGGTGATACGCCGGTGAGTTTTGTCAGGGGCGTGGCTAAGGGCATCGCCGAGCATTGCTCTTTTTACAACGCCGAGCTGGTGGGCGGAGATATTACGAAATCGGACCTGCTGGTTATCAACATCACCGCCGTCGGCTTTTTGGGCGGTAGCCGGGCAGCGTTGACCCTTGATGCGGCGCGCGCGGGCCAGAAGGTCGTAGCCCATGGCGCGATTGGCCACGCGGCGGCAGGCTTATCTTTGCTGCAGCGCTTTGGCCGCGACCTGCCGGCAGAGCATGCGGATTTGTACCCACTTATTGATGCCCACTGCGCCCCCTGGCTCAGCCCCGGCCGCGGCGTTATCGCCCGCGCCGCCGAGGTCACCGCCATGACCGATAATTCCGATGGACTGATTCAAGACTGCGGAACCATGGCGGAGCGCTCTGGGGTCCACATCGATTTGGAGGCCGATGCCATCCAGCCCGATCCACTCCTGCACGCCGCGGCCACCGTCCTCGATTGCGATCCTTGGCAGTGGGTCCTGGCCGGCGGCGAGGACCATACCTTAATTGGAACCACCGCAAAGCAGGCGCCTTCGGGGTTCCGGGAAATTGGCACCGTCTCGCGCGGCAGCGGCGTTACAGTGGATGGTAAACAACCCCGTTATGCAGAAGGGTGGGCAGGATTTTAGATATGCACCCGACTTACCATCCCTCGTGGGAACCGGTCCTCGCGCCGGTGCTGGAGCAGCAGTGGCCACGGATATCTCAGGCGCTGGACAATCAGGATTACCTGCCGCCGGCAGAAGACGTGTGCAGGGCATTGCAGATGCCGCTTGACGATGTCCGCGTGCTCATCGTTGGCCAAGACCCCTATCCCACCCCGGGCCACGCGATGGGGATGGCCTTTTCCACCAAGCAGGGGGTTAAACCCCCGCGGTCCCTGGTCAATATTTACCGCGAGCTGTATGACGATGTGGGCGTTCGCGGGCGCGAGGACGGCGATCTAAGCGCCTGGGCCGACCAGGGAGTCTTGCTCCTTAACAGGGTGCTAACCGTGGCACCGGGACAGGCGGGCTCGCACCGGCACATTGGCTGGGAAGAGGTGACCGAAGCCGCCATCCGCGCTCTTAACCGCACCCCGATGGTCGCCATATTATGGGGCCGCGATGCCCAATCCTGCGAGCGCTTCCTCCCCGATGTGCCTTGCATTACCTCCCCGCACCCTTCGCCGCTCTCGGCCAGCCGCGGGTTCTTTGGTTCCCGCCCATTTTCCCGGGCAAACGCCCTTTTGCGGGACCAAGGCGCGCGAGAGATCGCGTGGGACTTGTAAACTATTGCGCATGTCATACCCCAGTACGCTGGACGCTCACGGATTGCGCAATTGGGCGCACCGCGCTGTAGGCGAGCTTTCCCATCGTCGCGCCGAAATCAATGCGCTCAACGTTTTTCCGGTGCCGGATTCTGATACCGGCTCGAATATGGCGCACACCATGGAAGCCGCCGTCGCCGAGGTGGAAAAGGGTGGCGGCGACGTTGCGGCCGCGCTTGCGATGGGCGCCGTGCGCGGGGCGCGGGGAAATTCCGGAATGGTCCTCTCGCAGGTCCTGCGCGGGATCGCGGAGGCCACCGTGGATTCCACCATCGATGGCGCCATCTTTGCCGCCTCCCTCATGCATGCGGTAGAGCTCGTGGACCGAGCCATTGCAGAGCCGGTGGAAGGCACGGTCATCACCGTATTGCGGTGTGCAGCAGAAAAGGCGGAGCACACCGCGCGGCAACCCGAATCTAGTTTTCACGGCGTCGTAGCAGAGACGATTTCGGCTGCCCAGAAAGCTCTTGCGGAAACACCCTCGCAGCTGCCAGAACTGCGTGCAGCCGGGGTCGTGGATGCAGGCGGTGCCGGTTTAGTCATCCTTTTAGAAGCCCTCCTTGCAGAAATTGAAGGAACCACCAGCCACGCACCCGAATCCATGCAAGAGACCGTCACCGAACTCGAGGTGGTCTTCTTTTTCGAAGGTGATAGCGCGGCGCTGAAAGAAAAGATTGCCTCCTTGGGTACGAGCCTGGTCATCGCGCAGGCAGGCGAGGATAGCGCCTCCATCCACATTCATTCCACCCAGGCCGGTGAGGTCATTGAGACCGCCTTTGCCACAGGATCGGTGAGCAACTTGCGCCTAGAGTCCCTTCCGGAAGCCCCGGCAAGGAGCAAAGAGACCGATGCTAGTCATGCGCGCACCGTCTATGCTGCAGTGCCCGCCGGCCCCGTGGCCGAGCTGGTGCAGTCCGCCGGGGTGACGGTGGTTCAACCAGGAGAAACAATCCATGCGGCAGGCCAGGACATCGTGTTATCTAGCGGGCTAGAAGAACACGCAACCGCAGCGCATACAGTAGAAATCTCTTCCCTTGCGGCGGGGCTGGSCGCCMTCTCCSTCTATGAGCCGGRTAATGCGGRTACCGCCGCGGKCGTAGAAWCCATGCGCGATGCAGCGCACTCGATGCGGGKGGCGCACCCGGCAGAAGAATCTGCGGCAGCCATCGCTAAGACGTGCCGCCAGCTGCTTACCGCCGGTGGGGAACAGGTGACGGTTATAAGCCCGCTTGCCATCTCGCAAGAAGAGCTGGCAGCAGAGCTAGGCGTCGATGTAGTGGCCTTGCAGGTGCCCGATATTCCTACCGAGATCGGGGTGGAATAGCGATGCTCGGCTGGCAAGATGATCGCCCGTTGACCGATGTCTTGGAGAAAAAAGACGCCACCAAGATCACTAAGGCGCTGGGGTATAAGACCTGCGGGGAGCTCTTAGCGCACTATCCGCGCGATTACATTCGCCATAATCAAGACGTGGGGCTTGGCGATGCCGCCGAGGGCGATATCGTCACCGTAACCGGAACCGTAACGGGAATAACGACCCGCGATACGGGCAAGACCACCATCATCAATGTCCAGCTCGATGGTCATATCGTCGCGACGTTTTTTAATGCCATGTACGTCTTGCGGATGCTCCACCGTGGGCAGCGGGTGATGATGAGCGGAAAATTGAAATATTTCCGCCAGCAGCCCCAGCTGCAGCAACCGGATTTCGTAGAAATCGACGCTTTTGGGCGCCCAGACGGGGAACTCGCAGCCTACCGTGAACAGGCGCCAACGGCGGGGRAGAAAAARWCCCAGAAGGCAACCGGGKCCCTGCGCAACCTGTCCCAATTCGGGCGGCTCGATAAATTATTGCTCGAGCGGGAATGGATCCCGGTGTATCCCGCCACGGCGAAGATCACCTCGTGGTACCTCATGGGGGCCATCCACTACGTGCTCGCCCACACCCCAACCATTAGGGAACCTTTAGACCAGCAGATGATTATCAGCCTGGATCAAGCGGTGCGCGAAATCCATGAGCCCGGCGCGGCTGGCCCGCAACGCGCGATTCAGCGCCTCAAGTACAACGAGGCGCTTTCCATTGGCCTGGTCATGGCGCTACGCCAGCGCGATGCTCATGCGCACACGGCGCCGACGATGCCTGCAATTTTGGGCGGTTTCCGCGAAGAGTTATTGACCCATCTTCCCTTTGAGCTCACGCAAGGCCAGCGCAGGGTTATTACTGAAATCG
This is a stretch of genomic DNA from Corynebacterium accolens. It encodes these proteins:
- a CDS encoding D-alanine--D-alanine ligase family protein — its product is MTEKTRVAVLYGGRSTEHSVSCVSAGAIMKHLDPEKFEVVPIGITREGTWTPGDTEGLEIVDGVMPEVKRGTELALSADPSRKGEIRTISDGSLYAHVDVIFPILHGPYGEDGTMQGLFELSGIPYVGPGVLASSVGMDKEFTKKILSAAGLPVAPEVIVQGRTELTAEEKDRLGLPVFVKPARGGSSIGVSKVSDWADFPEAVRIALEDDDKILVEPEIVGREVEVGVLQYPDGELIASVPALLKGIDDSDEGFYGFETKYLDNVVTAQIPAPFPEELTAQLRDMAIRAFKALNCAGLSRVDFFVTEEGLYINEVNTLPGFTPISMYPQVLAASGVEYPTLLEVLIARAEARTA
- a CDS encoding DUF3515 domain-containing protein produces the protein MTSQFNRTAILISLGLSIVMVLAVLFGAKYVFTNTAKAPVAVSPVDSQEADSQACTDFVQALPDEAMGQPRADIAEPVPAGVAAWAANSQEKVTARCGVAMPVQYTDYSTTQDVDGEQWFKVKDATSGSSLSTWYSTQRFPVVAVTTFNDEKPQDLNEAVATLEKKPAETHPAPLRDLKAAKNDRCAAVEKALPDEIADGYHRREVDDKDTYVWSSEGHEDIVARCGVAQPENYEAGVQLQQVNDIAWFEDTTLAQGTTAGTWFALGRENYLALHAPQDSAQAALVALSDITAKHVPER
- a CDS encoding thiamine-phosphate kinase, with amino-acid sequence MDNPSEMRIAVRLNWDVIGVHFIERMPVNLSQTLADVGEQAVIQEITAAAPSSLNGDDAAVLFAAPPNSRTVASTDLMVDGRHFLREWSTPREIGKKAILRNFADIEAMGARPVAALLAIAAPGDTPVSFVRGVAKGIAEHCSFYNAELVGGDITKSDLLVINITAVGFLGGSRAALTLDAARAGQKVVAHGAIGHAAAGLSLLQRFGRDLPAEHADLYPLIDAHCAPWLSPGRGVIARAAEVTAMTDNSDGLIQDCGTMAERSGVHIDLEADAIQPDPLLHAAATVLDCDPWQWVLAGGEDHTLIGTTAKQAPSGFREIGTVSRGSGVTVDGKQPRYAEGWAGF
- a CDS encoding uracil-DNA glycosylase; this translates as MHPTYHPSWEPVLAPVLEQQWPRISQALDNQDYLPPAEDVCRALQMPLDDVRVLIVGQDPYPTPGHAMGMAFSTKQGVKPPRSLVNIYRELYDDVGVRGREDGDLSAWADQGVLLLNRVLTVAPGQAGSHRHIGWEEVTEAAIRALNRTPMVAILWGRDAQSCERFLPDVPCITSPHPSPLSASRGFFGSRPFSRANALLRDQGAREIAWDL
- a CDS encoding DAK2 domain-containing protein codes for the protein MSYPSTLDAHGLRNWAHRAVGELSHRRAEINALNVFPVPDSDTGSNMAHTMEAAVAEVEKGGGDVAAALAMGAVRGARGNSGMVLSQVLRGIAEATVDSTIDGAIFAASLMHAVELVDRAIAEPVEGTVITVLRCAAEKAEHTARQPESSFHGVVAETISAAQKALAETPSQLPELRAAGVVDAGGAGLVILLEALLAEIEGTTSHAPESMQETVTELEVVFFFEGDSAALKEKIASLGTSLVIAQAGEDSASIHIHSTQAGEVIETAFATGSVSNLRLESLPEAPARSKETDASHARTVYAAVPAGPVAELVQSAGVTVVQPGETIHAAGQDIVLSSGLEEHATAAHTVEISSLAAGLXAJSXYEPXNAXTAAXVEXMRDAAHSMRXAHPAEESAAAIAKTCRQLLTAGGEQVTVISPLAISQEELAAELGVDVVALQVPDIPTEIGVE